The genomic window CAGTAATTGCTCGATTTCTCGTTTAATAAAGAAATATTGATAGGTTTTAATTGTTGTTTCCATGATTTTTTGAGTCCTTTCTTCTTTCAAAAGTTGCTACTTTGAAGAAAAAAGTGTCCTTCAACAAAGTTAGCTTAATAACTGAAGTCCTTGAACTCTGCTAAATAAGATACATATGGCATCTTATCATCACCCCCTTTATGCTTTTTTCATTTATGTACAGTTATCTAATAAAGAGTTAACCTTATATCTCTTGTTTCGTCAACTACTTTCGCACAAAAAAACAGTCAAAGAATGCCCAAAATCGGGTTCTTTGACTGTTTCGATTCGGCTGGTCAATTGGTTAAACCGATTGTTCTTTACCAAAATATCGTTGCCATTTTTGTTTCATCGTATCTGTTACCGGTTGTGCCGCTTCTTTCACTGCACAATACTTGTCCACAAATGTCACAATGTAGCTTTCTTTGTATTTTGGCGGAGCAATCGTTGCGCCCCACATGTGTTTCAAAATGATGTCGCGTTCTAAATCAGAAAGCTCTGTGATCTTTTCTGCATTTTTTACAGCGATTCTTGGATGCACATACGCATGTGTTCCTTCATCAAATTTTGTCGTACGCCAGTCATAGTAAAATAGGTCATGTAAAAGTCCTGCACGTGCAGTTGCTCTTGCATCTCCACCCCATTTTTTTGCTAATTTGTAGCTATAGTAAGAAACACTAATCGAGTGTTCCAATCTTGTCGAATGTACATGTTGAATATAGTCAGCTAATTTTTGCACAGCTTCTGTTTCTAATAGATCTTCGATATAAGACATGTATTCTTCGTCTTCACGCCATTTTTCTGTCATAATTTTCGATCTGCCACCTTTTTGAATTTCATTTATCGTTGAAATTGTACATAGTATATCACTCGCGTTCGGAATATTCTAGTGAGGTTGACTAAAAATCCAAAAAGCTTAATAGTTCCTTAATCAAGAAGAGAGATGATACAACAATATCCCCGTAGCAACACCGACATTCAATGATTCGGCGTGTCCATTCATTGGGATATAGATATTTTTATCGGTCAACGCTAGCAACTCTGATCGCACCCCTTGTCCTTCATTCCCCATAATGATCACATAATTTTTTGTTGGAATGACTTCAGGTAAAGAAATTGCCTCTTCATTGAGTTCTGTTCCATAAATCGCAAACCCTTTTGCTTTTAATTCAGGAATGAGTGCGTCTAATTCTTGCGAGATGACTGGTAAATGGTAATTGCTTCCTTGCATACTTCTTAATACTTTGGTGCTATAAATATCAGCTGTTCCTTTACCTAAGATGACGCCGGCTAAACCAAACGCATCGGCTGTACGGATCATTGTTCCGACATTTCCAGGATCTTGGACATTGTCTAATAGCAACCAGCCGCCGGTATCGATTGATGACTGGCTGACTTCTAATGGCATTACTGCCACGATTCCTTGTGGTGTCGGTAAGTCAGAAATCGCTGACATCACTTCATCAGTGACTAAGAAGTGATTCAATGCGTGTTGCTCGACCCATGCCCCCCACTCTGACCAGCCTTTTTCTGTCAGAAAGATCTCTTTCGGTATAACTTGGGAGTTCACAGCTTCTTCGATCAAGTGGAACCCTTCAAGCAGGTATTCCTGACCTTCTTCGCGGTGCTTCTTTTTATGTAATTTTTTTAGTTCCTTGATTCTAGGATTTTTTGCTGATTGAATTTTTTTCACGTTTTTCCACCTCACTTTATTATAGCATGGAATCAATCTTGGAGCTTGTTAGTTTTGGAAAAAATCGTTATCATAAATTTATAACTAAAGGAAAGAGTGGTGCTTTAGATGAAAAAGGTAAAAATGAATGTACAAGGTCGTGTCCAAGGTGTTGGTTTTCGCTATATGACGAAAATGGTGGCTGATCAATTAGGTGTGACTGGCACAGTTAAGAACGAAGAAGATGGTTCGGTGACGATCGAAGCCGCTGGCGAAAAATCAGTCATTGATCAGTTCATTAAAGAAGTCAAGCAGTCACCTAGTCCAAGCGGTCGTGTCCAATATGTCGATTTGCAAGAACATCCGATGATGGAGGAACGTAAAAAATTCGATGTGATTGGCTAAACTTAGTGATTCGTCTATCCCTATCTCCTAATTTTGGCAGCGGTCTACTAAAAATAGCGAAGGCTCGTGTTTTTTAATTGTATGTGATCATGTACCTTCACTTGATTGACTCGTCTTACGAGGATTATTTGAATTTTCTATGAAGTTCATTGAATTATTCACATATTTTTAGTATAGTTAAGCTTGTGTAAAAATTTTAAAAGAGGAAGTATTTTATGAATAAATGGAAAAACTGGTTACTAGGTTCTGGTCTTGTAACACTCTTACTTTTCTTATCTGGCTGTGTCAGAATGGATGCTGACGGAAACCCTGATACATCTGGGATCATTTATCGAGTACTCGTGCAACCTATGGGACAAGCGATTACATATCTCGTGCAGAATTTCAACTGGTCATACGGTTGGGCTGTTATCTTGATGACTGTGATCGTCCGAATCATCATTTTACCTTTAGGGATCAGTCAATCGAAAAAAACAATGATCCAGTCTGAAAAAATGCAAGCATTGAAACCTCAAGTCAGTGCCGCCCAAGAAAAATTAAAAGCGGCAACGACACGTGAAGAACAAATGGCTGCACAAGCAGAAATGCAACAAGTCTATCGCGAAAATGGTTTAAGTATGACTGGTGGTATCGGTTGTTTACCTTTATTGATCCAAATGCCGATCTTCTCAGCGCTATACTTTACTGCTCGTTACACAGAAGGTATCCGTGAATCGACTTTTTACGGTATTGATCTAGGAAATCCAAGTTTAGTTTTAGTTGCGATCGCAGGGATTGCTTACTTGCTCCAAGGATATATCTCAACGATCGGTATTCCTGAAGAGCAAAAGAAAACAATGCGTACGATGTTGATCGTGTCGCCAGCGATGATCGTTTTCATGTCGATCAGTGCCCCTGCCGGAGTAACACTTTACTGGGTAGTCGGCGGTATCTTTAGTTGTCTTCAAACATTTATTACAAATGTCATCATGAAACCACGACTAAAAGCACAGGTGGCAGAAGAATTAAAACAAAATCCACCGAAACAAGTCGTGACACCTCGAAAAGATGTGACACCTGAAGAAACAACGAAATCAACGAAAAAAATCAATACACAAGCAACAGCGAATAGAAACAATAATAGCGGGCGTAA from Enterococcus sp. DIV1094 includes these protein-coding regions:
- a CDS encoding TrmH family RNA methyltransferase; translated protein: MKKIQSAKNPRIKELKKLHKKKHREEGQEYLLEGFHLIEEAVNSQVIPKEIFLTEKGWSEWGAWVEQHALNHFLVTDEVMSAISDLPTPQGIVAVMPLEVSQSSIDTGGWLLLDNVQDPGNVGTMIRTADAFGLAGVILGKGTADIYSTKVLRSMQGSNYHLPVISQELDALIPELKAKGFAIYGTELNEEAISLPEVIPTKNYVIIMGNEGQGVRSELLALTDKNIYIPMNGHAESLNVGVATGILLYHLSS
- a CDS encoding HD domain-containing protein encodes the protein MTEKWREDEEYMSYIEDLLETEAVQKLADYIQHVHSTRLEHSISVSYYSYKLAKKWGGDARATARAGLLHDLFYYDWRTTKFDEGTHAYVHPRIAVKNAEKITELSDLERDIILKHMWGATIAPPKYKESYIVTFVDKYCAVKEAAQPVTDTMKQKWQRYFGKEQSV
- a CDS encoding acylphosphatase — its product is MKKVKMNVQGRVQGVGFRYMTKMVADQLGVTGTVKNEEDGSVTIEAAGEKSVIDQFIKEVKQSPSPSGRVQYVDLQEHPMMEERKKFDVIG
- the yidC gene encoding membrane protein insertase YidC; this translates as MNKWKNWLLGSGLVTLLLFLSGCVRMDADGNPDTSGIIYRVLVQPMGQAITYLVQNFNWSYGWAVILMTVIVRIIILPLGISQSKKTMIQSEKMQALKPQVSAAQEKLKAATTREEQMAAQAEMQQVYRENGLSMTGGIGCLPLLIQMPIFSALYFTARYTEGIRESTFYGIDLGNPSLVLVAIAGIAYLLQGYISTIGIPEEQKKTMRTMLIVSPAMIVFMSISAPAGVTLYWVVGGIFSCLQTFITNVIMKPRLKAQVAEELKQNPPKQVVTPRKDVTPEETTKSTKKINTQATANRNNNSGRNAGKQQRKK